A window from Rhinoraja longicauda isolate Sanriku21f chromosome 26, sRhiLon1.1, whole genome shotgun sequence encodes these proteins:
- the LOC144606158 gene encoding uncharacterized protein LOC144606158 has protein sequence MALLGSKDLGMESTSLDDVLCRYASFRNLVDPITHELIVSLARYIHCPKPEGDAARGLEKICRQLTHHLSPHSRCKRQGLLQRKPQACLKAVLSASGPSESLDLSGITLSGRDLQRVALYLRESWETLCSVELGFVELTDEGFLQLLPTLASLPSLCTLSLNGNKLTRAVLRELTDTLKDLDKFPSITWIDLGNNVDIYSLPQPFLVSLRRRIPKHGNLPTIPEFAESQSSDPEDAETDRCGRLDRGAMPALEPGTEPALEQGTVPALEQGTVPALEQGTMPGLEHGTVPGLEHGTVPALEHGSVPALEHGTEPALEHGTVPWLEHGTVPGLEHGTEPALEHGSVPALEHGTVPALEHGTVPGLEHGTEPAMHHGTGPALEHGTVPGLEPGTEQRVVQDVEPFLDAGDEGAVGVVGALPGLVIHESQIIPVVWNGIPPGSGATNGILLFPGLVQPLGSQMIRVLWSGAVNGIPLSRGLGQPLEFRIIRARGIVAPLGSDCTTGVGSAAASAVDHCRVGWAGMAICPGLVTLLPVWEPQPGELLAEWVHPSLGTTSRSH, from the exons ATGGCTCTGCTTGGCTCAAAG GATCTCGGGATGGAGTCGACCTCGCTGGACGACGTCCTGTGTCGATACGCCAGCTTCCGCAACCTGGTGGACCCTATCACCCACGAGCTCATCGTCAGCCTGGCCCGCTACATCCACTGCCCCAAACCG GAAGGAGATGCGGCCAGAGGCCTGGAGAAGATCTGCCGGCAGCTGACCCACCACCTGAGCCCACACTCCAGGTGCAAGCGGCAGGGACTCCTCCAACGCAAGCCCCAGGCCTG CCTGAAGGCGGTGCTGTCGGCGAGTGGGCCGAGCGAGAGCCTGGACCTGTCGGGGATCACGCTGAGTGGCCGGGACCTGCAGCGGGTGGCCCTGTACCTGCGGGAGAGCTGGGAGACGTTGTGCAGCGTGGAGCTGGGCTTTGTCGAGCTGACAGATGAGGGCTTCCTGCAGCTGCTGCCTACCCTGGCCTCGCTGCCCAGCCTCTGCACCCTGTCGCTGAACGGCAACAAGCTGACCCGAGCCGTCCTGCGGGAGCTGACCGACACGCTGAAGGACCTGGACAAGTTCCCCAGCATCACCTGGATCGACCTGGGCAACAACGTGGACATCTACTCCCTGCCCCAGCCCTTCCTGGTCAGCCTCCGCCGACGCATCCCCAAGCACGGCAACCTGCCCACTATCCCGGAGTTTGCCGAGAGTCAGAGCAGTGACCCCGAGGACGCCGAGACTGACCGGTGCGGCCGGCTGGACCGGGGGGCTATGCCGGCACTGGAGCCGGGGACAGAGCCAGCTCTGGAGCAGGGGACAGTGCCAGCACTGGAGCAGGGGACAGTGCCAGCTCTGGAGCAGGGGACAATGCCAGGGCTGGAGCACGGGACAGTGCCAGGGCTGGAGCACGGGACAGTACCAGCTCTGGAGCATGGATCAGTACCAGCACTGGAGCACGGGACAGAACCAGCACTGGAGCACGGGACAGTGCCATGGCTGGAACACGGGACAGTGCCAGGGCTGGAACACGGGACAGAGCCAGCACTGGAGCATGGATCAGTACCAGCTCTGGAGCACGGGACAGTGCCAGCACTGGAACACGGGACAGTGCCAGGGCTGGAGCACGGGACAGAACCAGCGATGCATCATGGGACAGGACCAGCTCTGGAACATGGGACAGTGCCAGGGCTGGAGCCAGGGACGGAGCAGAGGGTGGTGCAGGACGTGGAGCCCTTCCTGGACGCAGGGGATGAAGGGGCTGTGGGTGTGGTTGGTGCACTGCCAG GTCTGGTCATCCACGAATCCCAAATTATTCCTGTTGTGTGGAATGGGATTCCACCGGGTTCTGGTGCAACTAATGGAATCCTGTTATTCCCAGGTCTGGTTCAACCACTAGGATCCCAAATGATTCGTGTTCTGTGGTCTGGTGCAGTGAATGGAATCCCATTATCCCGGGGTCTGGGTCAACCATTAGAATTCCGAATCATTCGTGCGAGAGGGATTGTGGCCCCACTGGGCTCTGATTGCACCACTGGGGTTGGCAGTGCTGCTGCTTCAGCTGTGGACCACtgcagggtggggtgggctgggatGGCCATCTGCCCCGGCCTGGTCACTCTGCTGCCTGTGTGGGAGCCCCAGCCTGGGGAGCTGTTGGCTGAGTGGGTCCATCCCTCCCTGGGCACCACCTCTCGTAGTCACTGA